GGATGAAACGCCGACCATAGCTGCCCGAGCGATGACAGATGAGCGATGACAAATGAGCGATGAGATGAGCGGATGGATGGGAGAGAGCGAGACTGAAACCGCCCCCCACCCAACCCTCCCCCTAAAGGGAGAGGGCTTTCTCACCGCGTTCGCACCAACACCTCGCTTCAATCCCCTCTCCCTTTAGGGGGAGAGTTAGGGTGGGGGGCCACGTGATGGATCGCCCGCTAAAAATACGGCTCCAGGAGTGTGATGAAGAACCGCACCGCCACCAGCCCCGCCGAGATCGCGGTTGCCAGTGCCGCCCTTGCATTCAGAATCTGGCCGCGATTGATCGTGACGATGATGCGGTTGATATCCCGCGCATCGAGCACTTCCTTATATGAGATGCGCCGCAGCTTTCTGCCGCTCGCCTTCCACCAGAACCAGGCGGAAAGCGCCGCCGAAATGAGGATCGCGATATCGACGGCGACGATCAATGTGCCTCGGCCCAGTTCATCCCCGTTCCCGCATCGGCGATGAGCGGGACCGAGATCTGCCGTGCCGGCAGATGCGCGCCTTCCATGATGGCGCGGGCGACGCGGGACGCCTCGTCCTTCTCGGCCACCGGCACTTCGAAGAGGAGTTCGTCATGCACCTGCAGCAGCATGCGGCCCTTGAGTCCGGCCGCCGCGAATGCCGCCGGCATGCGGATCATGGCGCGCTTGATGATGTCGGCAGCCGTCCCCTGCAGCGGCGCGTTGATCGCCGCACGCTCCATGAAGGAACGCCTTGCCGGGTTCTTGTCGTTGATCCCCGGCACATAGCACCGCCGGCCGAACAGCGTCTCCACATAGCCCTTCTCGCGCGCGATCTTCTTCATCCGGTCCATATAGTCGCGGATGCCGGGATAGCGTTTGAAATAGGCCTCGATATAGGCCTTCGCCTCGCCTTGGCCGATGCCCAGCTGTTGCGACAGGCCGAAGGCCGAGATGCCATAGATGATGCCGAAATTGATCGCCTTCGCCTGGCGCCGCACCATCGGGTCCATGCCCTCGATCGGCACGCCGAAGACTTGGGACGCCGTCATGGCGTGGATGTCGGCGCCGTCGCGGAAGGCCTGCTTCAAGGGTTCGATCTCCGCCATCTCGGCAGCCAGGCGCAATTCGATCTGGCTGTAATCGACCGAGAGCAGGATGTGACCCGGCTCCGCCACGAAAGCGCGGCGGATCTTCCGCCCCTCTTCCGTGCGAATGGGAATGTTCTGCAGATTGGGATCGGTCGAGGCGAGGCGCCCGGTCGAGGTGGCGGCCAGCGCAAAGGACGTATGCACGCGGCCCGTTTCCGGGTTGATCGCCAGCGGCAGCGCATCGGCATAGGTGCTTTTGAGCTTCGAGAGCTGGCGCCAATCCAACACCTTCTGCGGCAGCGGATGGCCCGAGGTGACGGTCAGTTCCTCCAGCACATCGGCGCCGGTGGCATAGGCACCCGTCTTGCCCTTCTTGCCGCCCGGCAGCTTCAACTGGTCGAACAGGATCTCGCCCAATTGCTTGGGCGAACCGACATTGAATTCGGTCCCGGCAATGCGGTGGATCTCGCGCTCGATCTCGCCCATGCGGCTCGCGAAATCCTGGCTGAGGCGCTGCAATTCCTTGGCGTCGATCTTGACGCCGTCGCGCTCCATCTGCGCCACCACCGGAATGAGCGGCCGCTCGATGGTCTCATAGATGGTCATCAGCCGCTCGGCGATGAGGCGGGGTTTCAGCGTTTCATGGAGGCGCCAGGTCACATCGGCATCCTCCGCCGCATAGGCCAGCGCCTTGTCGAGCGAGACGTGATCGAACGTCACCTGCTGCTTGCCCGTGCCGGCGACGTCGCCGAACTTGATCGTCGCATGGCCAAGATGGAGCTCGGAAAGCTCATCCATCCCGTGCCCATGCGCGCCACCTTCCAGCACATAGGAAATGAGCATGGAATCATCGATCGGTGCGATGGTGACGCCGTAACGCGCCATCACCGCCATATCGTATTTGATGTTGTGACCGATCTTCAGCACCGCCGCATCTTCAAGGAGCGGTTTGAGCAATTCGATGGCGCGCGCCAGCGGAATCTGCTTCGGTGCTTCCGCCCCACCGCCCAGCAGATCGCCGGTGGTGCCGATATGGCCGACCGGCACATAGCAGGCCTTGCCGGCCTGGGTGGCAAGCGACATGCCGACCAGCTTGGCCTCGTTCACATTGAGCGAGGTGGTCTCGATGTCGAAGGCAAGCGCGCCGCTCTTATTGGCAGCCTCGATCCAGCGCAGCAGCGCCGCCTCGTTCTGCACCAGTTCGTAACCTTCGCCGATTTTCACGGCCGGTGCCGTCGCGGCACTGGGCGTGGCTGCCGGCGCGGCACTGGGCGTGGCCACCGGCGCCGTGAAGCCACCCGCCGCCCGGGTGGCCTTGATCGATGCCTCGCCAAGGCGCGCATTGAGCTTGGCGGCCAGCGAGCGGAATTCGTTCTTGGTGACGAACTCCATCACCGCGCCGTCGATCTCGCGTTTCACGAATTCGTCGAGGCCATGCTCGACCGGCACGTCGCGCTTCAAGGTCACCAGATCGCGGCTGATCCGCGCCAGCTCGGCATTGTTGACCAGATTCTCGCGCCGCTTGGGCTGCTTGATCTCGCCGGCTTTGGCGAGCAGCGTATCGAGATCGCCATAGGTGTTGATGAGTTCGGCGGCCGTCTTGATGCCGATGCCAGGCACCCCCGGGACGTTGTCAGAGGAATCGCCCGCCAGCGATTGCACATCGACGACCTTGTCCGGCTTCACGCCGAACTTCTCCAGCACCTCCGCCTCGCCGATCTTGCGGTTCTTCATCGGATCGAAGAGGGCGATGCGATCGCCGACCAGCTGCATCAGATCCTTGTCGGACGAAACGATGGTAACCTCATTGCCCCGCGCCGCCGCCTGTGTGGCGTAAGTGGCGATGAGGTCGTCCGCCTCGTAACCCGGCATTTCGATCGCCGACACGTTGAAGGCGCGCGTCGCCTCGCGGATGAGGGCGAATTGCGGAATGAGTTCCGGCGGCGCC
The genomic region above belongs to Dongia rigui and contains:
- the polA gene encoding DNA polymerase I, whose translation is MTAAASKKPDHVYLVDGSGYIFRAFHALPPLSRSDGTPTNAVLGFCNMLLKLVEDSDAEYIAVIFDAGRKTFRNDIYADYKAHRPEAPPELIPQFALIREATRAFNVSAIEMPGYEADDLIATYATQAAARGNEVTIVSSDKDLMQLVGDRIALFDPMKNRKIGEAEVLEKFGVKPDKVVDVQSLAGDSSDNVPGVPGIGIKTAAELINTYGDLDTLLAKAGEIKQPKRRENLVNNAELARISRDLVTLKRDVPVEHGLDEFVKREIDGAVMEFVTKNEFRSLAAKLNARLGEASIKATRAAGGFTAPVATPSAAPAATPSAATAPAVKIGEGYELVQNEAALLRWIEAANKSGALAFDIETTSLNVNEAKLVGMSLATQAGKACYVPVGHIGTTGDLLGGGAEAPKQIPLARAIELLKPLLEDAAVLKIGHNIKYDMAVMARYGVTIAPIDDSMLISYVLEGGAHGHGMDELSELHLGHATIKFGDVAGTGKQQVTFDHVSLDKALAYAAEDADVTWRLHETLKPRLIAERLMTIYETIERPLIPVVAQMERDGVKIDAKELQRLSQDFASRMGEIEREIHRIAGTEFNVGSPKQLGEILFDQLKLPGGKKGKTGAYATGADVLEELTVTSGHPLPQKVLDWRQLSKLKSTYADALPLAINPETGRVHTSFALAATSTGRLASTDPNLQNIPIRTEEGRKIRRAFVAEPGHILLSVDYSQIELRLAAEMAEIEPLKQAFRDGADIHAMTASQVFGVPIEGMDPMVRRQAKAINFGIIYGISAFGLSQQLGIGQGEAKAYIEAYFKRYPGIRDYMDRMKKIAREKGYVETLFGRRCYVPGINDKNPARRSFMERAAINAPLQGTAADIIKRAMIRMPAAFAAAGLKGRMLLQVHDELLFEVPVAEKDEASRVARAIMEGAHLPARQISVPLIADAGTGMNWAEAH